The proteins below come from a single Carnobacterium divergens DSM 20623 genomic window:
- the accB gene encoding acetyl-CoA carboxylase biotin carboxyl carrier protein yields MNISEVKELLALVNESDLTEFDLQIDNTVLHMSKNDTPKPNHVESLTASPVVEAKINEIAKEATQSNTTTIESKPEAVELGGTLIPSPIVGVVYLTPSPDQPAFKKVGDTVAVGETLCIVEAMKLMNEITSDTAGTIAEVLIENEQVVEYNQPLFRIV; encoded by the coding sequence ATGAATATTTCTGAAGTAAAAGAACTATTGGCTCTTGTCAACGAATCAGATTTAACGGAATTTGATTTGCAAATTGATAATACCGTTTTGCATATGAGTAAAAACGATACGCCAAAACCAAACCATGTTGAATCATTAACAGCGAGTCCTGTTGTAGAAGCAAAAATTAATGAAATAGCTAAAGAAGCGACACAGTCTAATACAACAACGATTGAATCCAAACCAGAAGCAGTAGAACTAGGTGGAACACTGATTCCTTCACCAATTGTTGGCGTTGTTTATTTGACACCTTCACCTGATCAACCAGCCTTTAAAAAAGTTGGGGATACGGTAGCTGTTGGAGAAACCTTATGTATTGTAGAAGCAATGAAACTAATGAATGAAATTACTAGCGATACTGCAGGTACCATTGCAGAAGTTCTAATTGAAAACGAACAAGTCGTTGAATACAACCAACCCTTATTTAGAATCGTATAA